The genomic DNA TTGTTTTGCTAATTTTGCTGTTTTTGTTATTAATAATCCATTAAAAAACTTTGCAGCATCATTATTTATATCAAATATTTTTTGTGCTGCACTTGAATATTTAGGTTTATCATCTACAAGTTTTAAACCCGCAATACTAATATTAGCATCTTTTGCAATTAGAGAAATTGCTTTTAAAAAAGTTACATTATTAAATTCTTCAACAAATGTTATAACATTTCCTCCAACTCCACAGACAAAGCATTTAAAAATTTTTTTATCTTGCGATATACTTAAGGATGGATCTGAGTCATCATGAAAAGGACAAACAGCTATATAGTTTCTACCTTTTTTTTGTATATCAATATATTTACCAATAATATCAACAATATTAACTTGATTTAATATATTATCAATTTCATTTCTACTAATAGCCATATTATCACCTCCAAATTATGATAATTTGTTTTTTAAATAGCTATTTAAATCTGGTATTGATATTCTTTCTTGTTCCATAGTATCTCTATTTCTAATCGTTACACAATTATCATTTTGAGTATCAAAATCAATTGTTATACAATATGGAGTTCCTATTGCATCTTGTCTACGATATCTTTTTCCTATGTTACCTTTTTCGTCAAAAGTACAAGCTATATTTAAATTTTTATTAATATGTTCATATACTTCTAAACTTTTATCTATTTGTTGTTTTTGTAAAGGTAGGATAGCAATTTTATAAGGAGCTAAATTAACTGGAAGTTGCATCACAATTCTTTCTCCATTATCAAGTTTTTCTTCTTTATAACTTTGACAAAATATAGCCAATAATAATCTTTCAACTCCAACACTTGGTTCGATTACATGAGCTAAATATTTTTCATTAGTATTTGGATCTAAATAAGTAAGATCTTCTCCACTTACTTTTTGATGCTGAGACAAATCAAAATTCCCTCTATTTGCAATTCCTCATAATTCACCAATTCCAAATGGAAATTTAAATTCAATATCAACTGTTCTTGATGAGTAATGAGCAAGTTCTTCTTTATCATGTTCTCTTAAAATATAATTTTCTTTACTTATTTTTACTATATTATCTAAAAATTCTTGTACTTGATTAAGTCAATATTCAAATCAGTCTTTTGAATCATTTGGTGAAAAGAAGAACTCTAACTCCATTTGTTCAAACTCTCTTGTTCTAAAAATAAAATTTCCAGGTGTTATTTCATTTCTAAATGATTTACCAATTTGTCCAATTCCAAATGGTAGTTGTTTACGAAGAGTTCTTTGCGCATTTTTGTATTGAACAAATATTCCTTGTGCAGTTTCTGGTCTTAAATAAACTATTGAACTTGCATCTTCTACAACTCCTTGATTAGTTTTAAACATTAATTCAAATTTTCTTATATTTGTAAAATCACATTTCTCACATTTAGGACATTTTATTTGTTTTTCTTTAATAAAATCTTCAAGTTGAGTATCACTTCAACCCCCAACATTTAAATCTAAAAATTTTTCTTCGATTAATTTGTCAGCTCTTCATCTAGATTTGCAGTTTTTACAATCCAATAATGGATCATTAAAATTACCTACATGACCACTAGCTTGTCAAACTTTTGAATTCATTATAATAGAAGTATCAAGACCAATATTATAAGGATTTTTTTTAATAAAAAAATCTCATCACGCTTGTTTTAAATTATTTTTAAGTTCTGCTCCAAGTGGACCATAATCTCAAGAATTAGCAAGCCCTCCATAAATTTCTGAACCTTGAAATACAAACCCCATAGATTTAAGGTGTGCAATTAGCTTTTCCATTTCGATTTTCATTTGTTATCTCCCATATAAAAAGTTTCTAGCACAAACTTTTCAGTCGATGCTAGAAAAACATTATAATTTTGTGCTTTAAGCACTACTTTGTCAACCCACTATAAGTGTTATTTATATTGTATAGCATTTACTTCACTTATGAAAGTAGATGCACTATTTTTTAGTATTCTTGAACCGCTTATAAATATGCCTAAATCACTCTCTAAATAATCTAACATAAGATTATGTAAAACTATAATATCAACTGCATTATATCTTTGATCTACTAAATAGTTAAATGTATGTTTATTGAAGTTTGAAAGAATATTTACAAAAGAGAGTGGTTGAATAATTTCTCCTGGTCATAAACATCGTTTACATACCAAAGTTTTATCGCTATATTCAAACCTTACAATTGGATAGTCTCTTTTTTTGCATCTTGAACAATAGTTTAAATTAAATTTATACTCACTATTTTGAATATAAAATAATAAAAATAGTACATAGTTATTAAAAACATTGATGTTATTATCAATGTTTTCTAGCATAGTTTTAAAAGCATTATATATTTTATAGTTTTGAAAACCAGGAACTGATAATTGTTCTATCATACTTATTGTTACACTTACATAAACATAATTAACATAAGTTTTTGCAATATTAAAATACTCTTTTTTTAAATTACCAGTTTTTAATTTACTGATTTTATTATCACTTCTACTTTTAAAAATTTCAAAATCACTATAACTTAAAGTTTGTATTGAATACTTATTTTTAGAAGCTTCTTTATTAACCCCTGGAGCAAAAAAAGATAGAACTCCATATTGTTTTGAATATACTTTTATTACTTTTGCATAATCATCATAATCATAACTATTCAAAACAAATCCTTCTATTTTTATAGCTGCCATAAAATCACCTAATATGTATCAGTATCATAACCTAATTGTTTAATTAATGACGCAGAATTTCTTCATTTATCTTTAACTTTCACAAATAGTTCTAAGTAAAATTTATTTGCAAATAATATCTCAAGTTTTTCTCTTGATTTTATTCCAATTTGTTTTATTTTACTTCCCTTGTTACCAATAATAATTCCTTTTTGACTATTTCTTTCACAAATAATTGAAGCAATAACTTTAATAATATGAGTATTTTCTTCAAATTTATCTATTAATATTGCTACACTATGAGGAATTTCTTGTTCAGTTTGTAACAAAATCTCTTCTCTTATTATTTCTCTAATTATAAAACGATCT from Spiroplasma tabanidicola includes the following:
- the recO gene encoding DNA repair protein RecO is translated as MAAIKIEGFVLNSYDYDDYAKVIKVYSKQYGVLSFFAPGVNKEASKNKYSIQTLSYSDFEIFKSRSDNKISKLKTGNLKKEYFNIAKTYVNYVYVSVTISMIEQLSVPGFQNYKIYNAFKTMLENIDNNINVFNNYVLFLLFYIQNSEYKFNLNYCSRCKKRDYPIVRFEYSDKTLVCKRCLWPGEIIQPLSFVNILSNFNKHTFNYLVDQRYNAVDIIVLHNLMLDYLESDLGIFISGSRILKNSASTFISEVNAIQYK
- a CDS encoding glycine--tRNA ligase, which gives rise to MKIEMEKLIAHLKSMGFVFQGSEIYGGLANSWDYGPLGAELKNNLKQAWWDFFIKKNPYNIGLDTSIIMNSKVWQASGHVGNFNDPLLDCKNCKSRWRADKLIEEKFLDLNVGGWSDTQLEDFIKEKQIKCPKCEKCDFTNIRKFELMFKTNQGVVEDASSIVYLRPETAQGIFVQYKNAQRTLRKQLPFGIGQIGKSFRNEITPGNFIFRTREFEQMELEFFFSPNDSKDWFEYWLNQVQEFLDNIVKISKENYILREHDKEELAHYSSRTVDIEFKFPFGIGELWGIANRGNFDLSQHQKVSGEDLTYLDPNTNEKYLAHVIEPSVGVERLLLAIFCQSYKEEKLDNGERIVMQLPVNLAPYKIAILPLQKQQIDKSLEVYEHINKNLNIACTFDEKGNIGKRYRRQDAIGTPYCITIDFDTQNDNCVTIRNRDTMEQERISIPDLNSYLKNKLS